A stretch of Primulina tabacum isolate GXHZ01 chromosome 13, ASM2559414v2, whole genome shotgun sequence DNA encodes these proteins:
- the LOC142522825 gene encoding filament-like plant protein 3 isoform X1 has protein sequence MNRKNWLWRRKSSERSPSGETESSGSLSSHSERFSDDQTMSNHKIQSPDVTSKAVPGDEERDESLKTQSEKLSETLLDICVKEDLVKQHAKVAEEAVTGWERAENEVSIQKKQNEVLNQKNLILEERIGHVDGALKECLRQLRQAREDQEEKIYDAITKKSREWELTRSELENQIAELHSKLQNAKTDACLKIEAAEKENSILKLNLLSKDRELELRTSERDLSALAAESASKQHLESIKKVSKLEAECRKLKVVVQRSALAKDHRSLTASSVYAESLTDSLSDGGERLLVCENGSSELDGLESICDSRRKNTWESALDVGQIYNERTLGRSIVNPSVEIDLMSDFLEMERIVALPETRSVADPPCSVVNDREDHMKNEWEAMVNWTAELEEKFEKMGSEKINLEMALTECQIQIKKSEDRLKQMEGKLMDMGAQLTVANQEKRAVQKEVGILKEKLKSSTKLLDEAKVDASQVQNQLIDLNQAKRLVLAELESATIRKAEAESQLKVVKDELDEAKVDVLQVRNQLVDSNQAKRLVLVELESANIRKTEAESQLEVVKLELETLRLRNFSLEKEVEKERKSSSDSISKCKKLENEMSRMELESKLQRLTIVDEFRINQDKELEVAASKFADCQKTIASLGRQLKYLASLDDFLIDSEKTVEVL, from the exons ATGAATAGAAAAAATTGGTTATGGCGGAGAAAATCTTCAGAAAGAAGTCCCAGCGGTGAAACAGAGAGCTCAGGATCATTATCATCTCATTCAGAAAGATTCTCAGACGATCAG ACAATGtcaaatcataaaattcaatcACCTGACGTGACTTCTAAAGCCGTACCTGGTGATGAAGAACGGGATGAAAGTTTGAAGACTCAATCAGAGAAACTATCTGAAACTCTTCTGGATATTTGTGTCAAGGAAGACTTGGTTAAGCAGCATGCCAAAGTTGCAGAGGAAGCTGTTACAG GATGGGAAAGGGCCGAGAATGAAGTATCAATACAGAAGAAACAAAACGAGGTCTTAAATCAGAAGAATTTGATCCTTGAAGAACGTATTGGTCATGTTGATGGAGCTCTTAAAGAGTGTTTGAGACAGCTTCGACAAGCTAGGGAAGACCAAGAAGAGAAGATTTATGATGCTATAACCAAGAAAAGTCGTGAATGGGAATTGACACGATCTGAACTCGAGAACCAGATTGCGGAGCTCCATTCCAAACTTCAAAATGCTAAAACAGATGCATGCCTAAAGATTGAGGCTGCAGAAAAGGAGAACTCAATCCTTAAGCTCAATCTACTTTCCAAGGACAGAGAATTGGAACTGAGGACTTCTGAGAGAGATCTGAGTGCCCTGGCTGCTGAATCTGCCAGCAAACAACATCTTGAAAGTATAAAAAAGGTCTCCAAGCTTGAAGCTGAATGCCGGAAGCTGAAGGTTGTGGTTCAGAGATCAGCATTGGCTAAAGATCACAGGTCACTTACTGCTTCATCAGTTTATGCCGAATCCTTGACAGATAGTCTGTCAGATGGTGGAGAGAGGTTACTGGTTTGTGAAAACGGAAGCTCTGAACTGGATGGATTGGAATCGATTTGTGACTCCCGCCGAAAAAATACTTGGGAATCAGCTTTAGATGTCGGACAAATTTATAATGAAAGAACTCTGGGAAGAAGTATTGTAAATCCTTCTGTTGAGATTGATCTCATGAGTGATTTTCTTGAGATGGAGAGGATAGTAGCATTACCGGAGACACGCAGTGTTGCCGACCCCCCTTGCTCAGTGGTCAATGATAGGGAAGATCATATGAAAAATGAATGGGAAGCTATGGTTAATTGGACGGCTGAACTGGAAGAGAAATTTGAAAAAATGGGTTCAGAGAAAATAAATCTGGAGATGGCTCTGACCGAGTGCCAGATTCAGATTAAGAAGTCAGAAGATCGACTCAAGCAGATGGAGGGGAAGCTGATGGACATGGGTGCTCAGCTGACCGTGGCTAATCAAGAAAAGAGAGCTGTACAGAAAGAAGTCGGGATTTTGAAAGAGAAGCTTAAGAGCTCAACAAAGCTTTTAGATGAAGCAAAGGTAGATGCGTCACAAGTTCAAAACCAGTTGATTGATTTAAATCAAGCAAAGAGGTTAGTTTTGGCAGAACTTGAGAGTGCCACCATAAGAAAAGCAGAAGCCGAGTCACAACTCAAAGTTGTGAAAGATGAGCTAGATGAAGCAAAGGTAGATGTGTTACAAGTTCGAAACCAATTGGTTGATTCAAATCAAGCAAAGAGATTAGTTTTGGTGGAACTTGAGAGTGCCAACATAAGGAAAACAGAAGCCGAGTCGCAACTCGAAGTTGTGAAACTTGAGCTAGAAACCTTGCGTTTGAGGAATTTTTCCTTGGAGAAAGAGGtcgaaaaagaaagaaaatcgtCCAGTGATTCTATTTCGAAGTGCAAGAAACTGGAAAATGAGATGTCAAGAATGGAATTGGAGTCTAAGCTTCAGAGGTTAACTATAgtcgatgagttcagaataaaTCAG GATAAAGAATTGGAGGTGGCTGCTAGCAAATTTGCTGATTGTCAAAAAACGATTGCTTCTCTTGGTCGTCAGCTGAAATATCTTGCCTCGTTAGATGATTTCTTGATCGACTCGGAAAAGACAGTAGAAGTCCTATGA
- the LOC142522825 gene encoding filament-like plant protein 3 isoform X2 translates to MTMSNHKIQSPDVTSKAVPGDEERDESLKTQSEKLSETLLDICVKEDLVKQHAKVAEEAVTGWERAENEVSIQKKQNEVLNQKNLILEERIGHVDGALKECLRQLRQAREDQEEKIYDAITKKSREWELTRSELENQIAELHSKLQNAKTDACLKIEAAEKENSILKLNLLSKDRELELRTSERDLSALAAESASKQHLESIKKVSKLEAECRKLKVVVQRSALAKDHRSLTASSVYAESLTDSLSDGGERLLVCENGSSELDGLESICDSRRKNTWESALDVGQIYNERTLGRSIVNPSVEIDLMSDFLEMERIVALPETRSVADPPCSVVNDREDHMKNEWEAMVNWTAELEEKFEKMGSEKINLEMALTECQIQIKKSEDRLKQMEGKLMDMGAQLTVANQEKRAVQKEVGILKEKLKSSTKLLDEAKVDASQVQNQLIDLNQAKRLVLAELESATIRKAEAESQLKVVKDELDEAKVDVLQVRNQLVDSNQAKRLVLVELESANIRKTEAESQLEVVKLELETLRLRNFSLEKEVEKERKSSSDSISKCKKLENEMSRMELESKLQRLTIVDEFRINQDKELEVAASKFADCQKTIASLGRQLKYLASLDDFLIDSEKTVEVL, encoded by the exons ATG ACAATGtcaaatcataaaattcaatcACCTGACGTGACTTCTAAAGCCGTACCTGGTGATGAAGAACGGGATGAAAGTTTGAAGACTCAATCAGAGAAACTATCTGAAACTCTTCTGGATATTTGTGTCAAGGAAGACTTGGTTAAGCAGCATGCCAAAGTTGCAGAGGAAGCTGTTACAG GATGGGAAAGGGCCGAGAATGAAGTATCAATACAGAAGAAACAAAACGAGGTCTTAAATCAGAAGAATTTGATCCTTGAAGAACGTATTGGTCATGTTGATGGAGCTCTTAAAGAGTGTTTGAGACAGCTTCGACAAGCTAGGGAAGACCAAGAAGAGAAGATTTATGATGCTATAACCAAGAAAAGTCGTGAATGGGAATTGACACGATCTGAACTCGAGAACCAGATTGCGGAGCTCCATTCCAAACTTCAAAATGCTAAAACAGATGCATGCCTAAAGATTGAGGCTGCAGAAAAGGAGAACTCAATCCTTAAGCTCAATCTACTTTCCAAGGACAGAGAATTGGAACTGAGGACTTCTGAGAGAGATCTGAGTGCCCTGGCTGCTGAATCTGCCAGCAAACAACATCTTGAAAGTATAAAAAAGGTCTCCAAGCTTGAAGCTGAATGCCGGAAGCTGAAGGTTGTGGTTCAGAGATCAGCATTGGCTAAAGATCACAGGTCACTTACTGCTTCATCAGTTTATGCCGAATCCTTGACAGATAGTCTGTCAGATGGTGGAGAGAGGTTACTGGTTTGTGAAAACGGAAGCTCTGAACTGGATGGATTGGAATCGATTTGTGACTCCCGCCGAAAAAATACTTGGGAATCAGCTTTAGATGTCGGACAAATTTATAATGAAAGAACTCTGGGAAGAAGTATTGTAAATCCTTCTGTTGAGATTGATCTCATGAGTGATTTTCTTGAGATGGAGAGGATAGTAGCATTACCGGAGACACGCAGTGTTGCCGACCCCCCTTGCTCAGTGGTCAATGATAGGGAAGATCATATGAAAAATGAATGGGAAGCTATGGTTAATTGGACGGCTGAACTGGAAGAGAAATTTGAAAAAATGGGTTCAGAGAAAATAAATCTGGAGATGGCTCTGACCGAGTGCCAGATTCAGATTAAGAAGTCAGAAGATCGACTCAAGCAGATGGAGGGGAAGCTGATGGACATGGGTGCTCAGCTGACCGTGGCTAATCAAGAAAAGAGAGCTGTACAGAAAGAAGTCGGGATTTTGAAAGAGAAGCTTAAGAGCTCAACAAAGCTTTTAGATGAAGCAAAGGTAGATGCGTCACAAGTTCAAAACCAGTTGATTGATTTAAATCAAGCAAAGAGGTTAGTTTTGGCAGAACTTGAGAGTGCCACCATAAGAAAAGCAGAAGCCGAGTCACAACTCAAAGTTGTGAAAGATGAGCTAGATGAAGCAAAGGTAGATGTGTTACAAGTTCGAAACCAATTGGTTGATTCAAATCAAGCAAAGAGATTAGTTTTGGTGGAACTTGAGAGTGCCAACATAAGGAAAACAGAAGCCGAGTCGCAACTCGAAGTTGTGAAACTTGAGCTAGAAACCTTGCGTTTGAGGAATTTTTCCTTGGAGAAAGAGGtcgaaaaagaaagaaaatcgtCCAGTGATTCTATTTCGAAGTGCAAGAAACTGGAAAATGAGATGTCAAGAATGGAATTGGAGTCTAAGCTTCAGAGGTTAACTATAgtcgatgagttcagaataaaTCAG GATAAAGAATTGGAGGTGGCTGCTAGCAAATTTGCTGATTGTCAAAAAACGATTGCTTCTCTTGGTCGTCAGCTGAAATATCTTGCCTCGTTAGATGATTTCTTGATCGACTCGGAAAAGACAGTAGAAGTCCTATGA
- the LOC142522825 gene encoding filament-like plant protein 3 isoform X3 codes for MSNHKIQSPDVTSKAVPGDEERDESLKTQSEKLSETLLDICVKEDLVKQHAKVAEEAVTGWERAENEVSIQKKQNEVLNQKNLILEERIGHVDGALKECLRQLRQAREDQEEKIYDAITKKSREWELTRSELENQIAELHSKLQNAKTDACLKIEAAEKENSILKLNLLSKDRELELRTSERDLSALAAESASKQHLESIKKVSKLEAECRKLKVVVQRSALAKDHRSLTASSVYAESLTDSLSDGGERLLVCENGSSELDGLESICDSRRKNTWESALDVGQIYNERTLGRSIVNPSVEIDLMSDFLEMERIVALPETRSVADPPCSVVNDREDHMKNEWEAMVNWTAELEEKFEKMGSEKINLEMALTECQIQIKKSEDRLKQMEGKLMDMGAQLTVANQEKRAVQKEVGILKEKLKSSTKLLDEAKVDASQVQNQLIDLNQAKRLVLAELESATIRKAEAESQLKVVKDELDEAKVDVLQVRNQLVDSNQAKRLVLVELESANIRKTEAESQLEVVKLELETLRLRNFSLEKEVEKERKSSSDSISKCKKLENEMSRMELESKLQRLTIVDEFRINQDKELEVAASKFADCQKTIASLGRQLKYLASLDDFLIDSEKTVEVL; via the exons ATGtcaaatcataaaattcaatcACCTGACGTGACTTCTAAAGCCGTACCTGGTGATGAAGAACGGGATGAAAGTTTGAAGACTCAATCAGAGAAACTATCTGAAACTCTTCTGGATATTTGTGTCAAGGAAGACTTGGTTAAGCAGCATGCCAAAGTTGCAGAGGAAGCTGTTACAG GATGGGAAAGGGCCGAGAATGAAGTATCAATACAGAAGAAACAAAACGAGGTCTTAAATCAGAAGAATTTGATCCTTGAAGAACGTATTGGTCATGTTGATGGAGCTCTTAAAGAGTGTTTGAGACAGCTTCGACAAGCTAGGGAAGACCAAGAAGAGAAGATTTATGATGCTATAACCAAGAAAAGTCGTGAATGGGAATTGACACGATCTGAACTCGAGAACCAGATTGCGGAGCTCCATTCCAAACTTCAAAATGCTAAAACAGATGCATGCCTAAAGATTGAGGCTGCAGAAAAGGAGAACTCAATCCTTAAGCTCAATCTACTTTCCAAGGACAGAGAATTGGAACTGAGGACTTCTGAGAGAGATCTGAGTGCCCTGGCTGCTGAATCTGCCAGCAAACAACATCTTGAAAGTATAAAAAAGGTCTCCAAGCTTGAAGCTGAATGCCGGAAGCTGAAGGTTGTGGTTCAGAGATCAGCATTGGCTAAAGATCACAGGTCACTTACTGCTTCATCAGTTTATGCCGAATCCTTGACAGATAGTCTGTCAGATGGTGGAGAGAGGTTACTGGTTTGTGAAAACGGAAGCTCTGAACTGGATGGATTGGAATCGATTTGTGACTCCCGCCGAAAAAATACTTGGGAATCAGCTTTAGATGTCGGACAAATTTATAATGAAAGAACTCTGGGAAGAAGTATTGTAAATCCTTCTGTTGAGATTGATCTCATGAGTGATTTTCTTGAGATGGAGAGGATAGTAGCATTACCGGAGACACGCAGTGTTGCCGACCCCCCTTGCTCAGTGGTCAATGATAGGGAAGATCATATGAAAAATGAATGGGAAGCTATGGTTAATTGGACGGCTGAACTGGAAGAGAAATTTGAAAAAATGGGTTCAGAGAAAATAAATCTGGAGATGGCTCTGACCGAGTGCCAGATTCAGATTAAGAAGTCAGAAGATCGACTCAAGCAGATGGAGGGGAAGCTGATGGACATGGGTGCTCAGCTGACCGTGGCTAATCAAGAAAAGAGAGCTGTACAGAAAGAAGTCGGGATTTTGAAAGAGAAGCTTAAGAGCTCAACAAAGCTTTTAGATGAAGCAAAGGTAGATGCGTCACAAGTTCAAAACCAGTTGATTGATTTAAATCAAGCAAAGAGGTTAGTTTTGGCAGAACTTGAGAGTGCCACCATAAGAAAAGCAGAAGCCGAGTCACAACTCAAAGTTGTGAAAGATGAGCTAGATGAAGCAAAGGTAGATGTGTTACAAGTTCGAAACCAATTGGTTGATTCAAATCAAGCAAAGAGATTAGTTTTGGTGGAACTTGAGAGTGCCAACATAAGGAAAACAGAAGCCGAGTCGCAACTCGAAGTTGTGAAACTTGAGCTAGAAACCTTGCGTTTGAGGAATTTTTCCTTGGAGAAAGAGGtcgaaaaagaaagaaaatcgtCCAGTGATTCTATTTCGAAGTGCAAGAAACTGGAAAATGAGATGTCAAGAATGGAATTGGAGTCTAAGCTTCAGAGGTTAACTATAgtcgatgagttcagaataaaTCAG GATAAAGAATTGGAGGTGGCTGCTAGCAAATTTGCTGATTGTCAAAAAACGATTGCTTCTCTTGGTCGTCAGCTGAAATATCTTGCCTCGTTAGATGATTTCTTGATCGACTCGGAAAAGACAGTAGAAGTCCTATGA